The DNA sequence CTGATGGCGGAGGAACGGCTGAAGGTTCTGCTGACCCGGCGCTGGCCGGAGCCGGTGGAGCGCGCCATAGCGGAACGGTTCGAGCTCACGCTGGATTCGGCGGATCGCCCGCTGAGTCAGACAGATCTCGCCAGCGCCATGGCGGAGTTCGACATCCTGTGCCCCACCGTATCCGACCGGATCGATGCAGAAGTAATCGCCGGAGGGGATCGGGTGAAACTGATCGCCAATTACGGTGTCGGCTTCGACCACATCGATCTGGCCGCGGCCGAGGCCCGGGGGATCGCGGTGACGAATACGCCGGGCGTGCTGACGGATGCCACGGCGGACATCGCGCTGACCCTGCTGCTGATGGCCGCGCGCCGCGCCGGCGAGGGAGAGCGCGAGTTGCGCGCCGGCCGCTGGGCCGGCTGGCGGCCGACGCATCTCATTGGATCGGCACTTGCGGGCAAGGTGCTCGGCCTCGTCGGCCTGGGGCGGATCGGCATCGCCACCGCCCGCCGCGCCCACCACGGCTTCGGCATGCGCATCGCCTATTACGGCCGG is a window from the Altererythrobacter sp. B11 genome containing:
- a CDS encoding 2-hydroxyacid dehydrogenase, producing the protein MAEERLKVLLTRRWPEPVERAIAERFELTLDSADRPLSQTDLASAMAEFDILCPTVSDRIDAEVIAGGDRVKLIANYGVGFDHIDLAAAEARGIAVTNTPGVLTDATADIALTLLLMAARRAGEGERELRAGRWAGWRPTHLIGSALAGKVLGLVGLGRIGIATARRAHHGFGMRIAYYGRREADPAVVEELEADYFADLPGLLAASDFVSLHVPGGAETAHLIDAEAIAAMKPGAFLINTARGSLVDHEALAEALANGHLGGAGLDVYPEEPAVPPALLGLENLVLLPHLGSANEETRVAMGMKALANAEAFARGEALPDRVV